TATCAAAATGACTTAATTTTCAAAAGTAAAGTGTGGAAGCCAATTTTCGTAAGCggttactttattattatttttcaaagttgaaatcataagtcaattgaagctagaccacctggaaaacccttctgattataatcatatgctcactagtgactgacttcaagatatatgtcctggagttctagtgggaagcagtgaccagtggagttcaaccaggtctgttgtgagataacaactcactgaagacaattggtgaatggtcgctcaaaattcgtggatcggttgaagttagacattaacaccgttggatgccggctcaatggtctgtcggttaagggctctggctagagactggtaggtcctgggttcgaatctcgcgagtgcgggatcgtggatgcgcactgctgaggagtcccataataggacgaaacggccgtccagtgcttccaggttttccatggtggtctagctttaattgacttatgatttaaactttgaaaaatactgaaatctccacaaaaccccttttgattattattattattatttattccttTTTTTAGAATGTTGATCTAGAAATcgaaaaaccaaataattatttGTGACTACTTTTATGAAACTATTATCAGACGATCGAAATATTAGTAATCGAAAAATAGGCTTATACTACTTGTACAATTTAAGCGTTTGAACCAGGATAGTATTGATAAAAACAATCCCATACTGTTTGCGTTTTTAATGACTGATAGACTAATATAAAAAGATATACACAAAGAAAAATCACAAACTACATATATAATATCCATGACCACTTACTCATAAGGAAACATAAGATTACGGTAACCAAAGAATATTAGAGTAAGCACTGTGGATACAGTCTTCTACTTAGTAGTTGGTAGAGTACCATGTTATAGCATTTAAGAATAAGAAAAATGCTTTGAAACTAACCCACAGATTATACAATCAAAAAACTTGAGGAAATAATCGAGCCAGGGAGACATATCCAGTAATACAAAAGGAACTTAAATGTTATAGAAATAATAAACGAAACTGTATGGCAAAAAGATCCTTATTCACAGACGAAAATCGACTGAAGGAacagtgttatatatatatatatatatatatatatatatcagtagaGATTGGCGGGTAGACCAAAATGTCAATCATGACTAAAGATCACAACAGTTTCACATATAAAAACACACCACAAACACGCATATATATACCACAGATTATGTGTTCTAAAATATGACGTACGTCGAGTCACAAGCAGCCATAACTGTGGAGGTGACTGTGAGTCCATGAGTGGCGCCGCTTATCATCAACTGAAACCAAAAATTAGAAACGCATACATGAAAAGCAACTGGAAAAGAGTTGAGTGACTATAAATGTCAACTTATTGTAAGTGTTGTATAAAATCAAGTGCATTCTACAAAATACGCCAATTCCTCATCTTGTAATCAAGTAAAAGCATTGCTTACTCATTGAAATGATACTCATTTTTCATGTTGAGTAATTCGGCCTATGTGCTTCTGTATTCACTAACGTTACACCTACGAAATCGATCTTCAAAGTCTTAGATGTAGTGGAAAATTAGTACTGAACTAACCTTGTTTCTGTTATAAGGCGATTAGTTTAAACACGACTCAACCATTATCAGCCAACGGAAGAATTTATTTTGTCAGCTTTTGTTTGTAGTCAGTCAGCCAGTATGTGAAGTTACAATTTGACATATAAacgtaaattatttttaagagcGGTAATTACATTTACACCCACtgtattttataaaaataacgCTACGCCTATATACAAAGAAAAACAGTCAGTCAAACACAAAGTCGAACCTAGTACATGAGCACATTGGTTCAGGTTGTCATACTCCACTAGCAGTGAAAGATGAAGGTGTCAGGGCGAATGGCAGATCAGTGAATATAGTAACAGTTACCAAGGTAATAGAAAAGATCAGGCATCCTGAGAATAATTCTATGGGAGAGTATAAGTTGGCGAAATGACTCAAAGAAAATTAATCGGGAATTTTTTTAACGAATACTGAGGAACTTCAATAAAGTTTTTAATTAGCGGAACTAATAAATGCAACTTTCTACGTGCCGAATCGTAAAATGATTCAGAAATAAAATCATATGATGATGCTTTAGACAATAAATCAGAACCAAATCTCGACAAGCAGAAAAAAGATCCGAATTTATGATCTAGTAGTTAAAGCTGTATGTCCAAACAAAGTCTATAGTTTTACTGTATTATCGACTAACTGATGAAGAAGAAAGTTAACTCATTCACTAGGTGCTAGGGTATAAGGGATTACGTATGAGGGGTGGTTACACTACTTGGATACCTAAACCGAAGTAGTTGAAGCGAAGTTCGAACTTTGGACTTCGTGGTTAGGACCAATCATACTCAAAATAGAATCTAATATATGTGCATTTGTTTAGACTGGTGCACCAAATCGAGACAGCGAGACGTCAGAGTGATACATATAGTGGCAGTATTAGTGGTGGTAGAAAAGATTAAAAATATATCACATGGTTTGAGTAAAAATGGATTCGTGGAATAAACTTCTTTTCAAGATTATTCGGGAACTTAGTCTAAGGGAAGAGACAAAAAGTGAATTCACTTGAGTTACTCCGAAAGATTCCGAGACGTTAACGAAAATTTTTAACCATTGGCTAACATCGTGCAGACCCCAACCACGTAGTCTGAACTTGGTTACAGAGTTCAAACCAACCGTCGATGGCTTTATGGATGCAATGCCTTTATTTTGTCATCCCTAGCTTTCTACACCAGACAATATTACACATCAAGGTAGGCGGTGGTTGTGCATATATGATACATGTCCAAACAACCTCAGTCAATGAAATACTACTTCCTCATTAACCGGTAAGTCATTTTTACCTAGTACTCTACGTCAAACCTCAGCATCGTCAACTCGATGGTCCAAACATATATCATCAATACATTTATATGTGATGTCTATTTATTGGGTCAATAAAGTTCAAATGCATGATTTATTTTCCACAGTGGCTTGTTGCAAAAGAAGTTGGCACAAAGTATACGAAAAGCAGTCATCACAGTTAGTGagtatattcaataataatagaaaaactAATTCTTGAACTActgaacaaaataaacaaaaatgtacTCACCTCAGTTACAATGGGAGTGTGTTTTTTCAAAGAAGGGTCGATACGGTCCATGAAAacatatttattgaaaaaataaGCAAGACAAGCAGTCAGCCAAACTGTAATGACTTCTCCAATTAATCTAGGTGTCAAACCACTAGAAAGAAATATCATTCAGATAAAACACACCTGAAGAAACTTAAAAAACCTTCATTTCTCAGTATAGTAGGAAAAGCATACAGCATATAACTGGAGGGAGACAAATATAAACTAAATTAATGTATTTGGGATTCATACTCATATAATCGTGTTCCGTTGataaattgcgacatttggcgAATCATTATGACTGTTTTTTATGATGAAAACAAATCTAATATTTGAATACCTTGGAATGGATAACTAACGACTACACCCACTACTCGAGCAACAGTACATTTACTGGTCTGAAAGGGTAAGTTAAATGACAATTACACCAATCAAAATTACACTGATCAAAAAAATTCTGATTCCTTTATCAGTTtcaaaaaatgttttcttttcataAAAGTCCGGAGTTAAATACTTTTGCGAATAATAATTGTATATTAAGCATTTTGTACCTCCATAGTGATGTTGGTAGAGTAGGATTTAACAAGTGACCCAATAATATTAGCAGGGAGACCAATGGTGAAAATTCCGTACAACCCAACCTCTAGGCGAAGTTTACGACCTTTAATTATAATGAGATAATTGTTGGAGAAACTTGCAGTAAGTGAAAACACTTGGGTAGTAATATGCTTGATAGTTCGAATGTAGGATGTTACGCAAAGTAAATCGACGAACAGGAGGGAACGGTTCATACCCCAACTTAAAAGTTAGATTTGAAAGAATATGACTTACCAACATCATTGTCCTGGCGTAGGTTAGTGGATGAGTTATGGCTGGTATGAACGACGGTATCAAACATTTATAGGTGGTTTCTAAATGATCCATAGTA
This genomic interval from Schistosoma mansoni strain Puerto Rico chromosome W, complete genome contains the following:
- a CDS encoding putative mitochondrial carrier is translated as MDHLETTYKCLIPSFIPAITHPLTYARTMMLLGYEPFPPVRRFTLRNILHSNYQAYYYPSRKLRLEVGLYGIFTIGLPANIIGSLVKSYSTNITMEYLTPDFYEKKTFFETDKGIRIFLISTSKCTVARVVGVVVSYPFQVIMIRQMSQFINGTRLYDYMLYAFPTILRNEGFLSFFSGLTPRLIGEVITVWLTACLAYFFNKYVFMDRIDPSLKKHTPIVTELMISGATHGLTVTSTVMAACDSTYVIF